The following nucleotide sequence is from Acidobacteriota bacterium.
TTTATAGCATTTACATTCGTTGAATCGGTGGTCGCTTATTTCATTCAATCTGATTTCCCAGTCCTCGCAAAAGGCGTCTTCAATGGCTTGATTTTTTTCTATGTCTCGCCTTTTTTGTTTATGCTCCTGCTGGTTGGATTTTCTTTACTGGGAGTCATGGGCAGTTGGGTTATCTTGTTGACTGGCATTGTTGGGGTGTGGCTTTACATTTTAAATGAGTATAAATAGCCTTGAACCCAGCTTTAAATATTTGTTTACAATAAGGTTATTCGTATATTACCGGAGTTTCCCATCATCACAACAATGATATTTTTGAGTAAATGAAAGGAAAGCTGGAATGTGAATGAACCAGTTGATCATTAAAATCGAAGGGAAACCGATTAAATGCGAAATTTGCCATCAGTCAGACGTCTTTGACGTTGCAACCCAGGTGTGTCTCCGGTGTCGGGATTTGGCGAGTGTGCCGTCAGTCTCAAAGCCAGTTCAGGCTTTTTCAGGTGAAGATCGAGTCAGCTTTTTCAGACGCTTGAATGCCCAATTTGAAGACTCAGTACAGCAAGAAAAAGCCATTGAACAGGAAGCTCTTAAAAGTAGTGACTTTGTCTTTCTTCTTTCTCTGTTAAATCTTGGGGTTTTCATTGGGGGTTCTGCTTTTTTCGCAGTTCTATTTCGATCCTCGGAAGGTTTTAACTGGACTGTATACTGGATGCTGGTGCTTTTAATCATTGAAGTAATCATTGGAGTTTTAATCAAACACCGACATCCTTTTCTTGCAAAAGGATTTATCTTTAATGGAGTTCTTTTTATCGTCTCGATTCCAGTTGGAATTGGTTTGATGCATTTCTATCTCTGGCTTGCCTGGCGGAACCTGTGAGGTAGTTCTATGACTTTTGATGACGCAATTTCCCGATTTCAAGCGGCTGGGTTGGTAACGTTTGTGTCGCAATCTCCACTTTCGTGGTGTGATTTGCGGGTCTTGGGTGAATGTAACCTTGATGGGATAACTGCCCGCTGGGCGTGTTTTTTGAGACATACGGGATGCTCATGGATTGTGTCAACGCCTCCGCATTATGTCCCTGGTCCGGGGCCGGAGTTCGAAGTTGAAGTACTTGAAACTGCCGTGACCCTGGTGATTTTCTTTTTTGAACATCGCCACGAAATTCGGAACGAAGACGGATTTGAAACTGAGGAACTGGCCAATCAACTCTTTCAGCAATTCCAAAATGCAATTTGATTGTCTTTGATCGTCAGTCACAGGTTCAAAATCAGCCGCAAGCCTTCATCAACTTTTTTCATTTTGGGAGCTGGAAGTGTTGAGACGAAATCTCGAAGCAGCTTTTTGTCCACGGTGACAACCTGGGAGACATTCACGACCGAATCTTTCGATAACCCGGTTTCCTGAAGGCTGACCTGTACATTCCCTGGCGCCGTGGCCAGCGCCAGATTGGAGGTCAAAATCGCGATGATGACAGTGTTGATTTGGCTGCGGTTGAACGAATCCGTCTAAATCACCAGCACTGGCCGAATGTCACCTGGGCCCGACCCAACCGGAGGCGGCAGACTTGCCCACCATATTTCGCCGCGTTTCATCCTACCACTCCTCCTTGGGCAGGATTTCACTCTGGGCCTGAAGCCAGGCCGGATCAATCGCGGATGGTTGGGTTGAATAGATTGCGTCGAGGTGTTTGGTAATTTCCGCCTGGCGCTGTTCGTCCAGAAACTGCTTGAGCGCCTGGGCATACAGCTCGCTTCGGCTGAGGTTATGCTGTTCGGCATACACTTCAGCTTGTTTGAATAAGGTATCTGGAATTGAAATTGCGGTTTTCATACCCGTAGTATAACTCTTCGTTAGACTTTTTCAACTGATCAAGTTGTCCTGTTTGGGTTATGCTTTCGCGGGTGGCAGTTCATCCCAGCAGGTTGTGTAGCGTGGTGTCCGCTGTCTTCAGCCCGATTCTTTTGTATTTTCATCCAGGACCTGACGCACTTTTTGAGCCAGACCCTGCGGAGAATATGGTTTCTGGATAAATGAAACATTGGCCCGCAACAGACCGTGACGAATCACCGCATCCTCGGTATACCCACTCATATACAGTACTTTCATGTGTGGAGACCGGGCTTGCAGGTGTTCGACGAGTTCGGGACCGCTCATGTTCGGCATGACTACGTCCGTCAATACCAGATCAATCGGTCCCTGATGGGTCTCTACGATTTGTAACGCGTCCTTCCCGTCTGTCGCGGTCAGTACCTGATAGCCGTACATTGCCAGGCTGATCAATGCCAGCTCGCGCACTCGCTGCTCATCTTCCACAATCAGAATCGTTTCTGTCCCGAGCCCCTCAGGATTGGGCGCCGACTCGGTTTGCTCAGTCACTTGTTCAACAATAGCGGGAAAATAAATCTTGAACGTCGTCCCATGTCCAGGCTCGCTGTAGACATGGATGCAGCCACCGCTCTGTTGAACGATGCCAAATACCATTGCCAGGCCCAACCCCGTCCCTTTGCCTACCTCTTTGGTGGTAAAAAATGGCTCAAAGATGCGAGCCGTAACCTCTGGCGTCATTCCGCAACCACTGTCGGTTATGGCCAGCAGGACGTGAGGTCCCGCCTTGCAGTCAATCCGTGTGGCCGCATATTCATTACTCAGCATGACGTTGGCGGTTTCAATCGTCAGTTTACCGCCCCTGGGCATTGCATCACGGGCGTTGACAACCAGGTTCATCAAAATTTGATCCAGTTGACTGGGATCAACCTTGACCAGGTTGAGGTTTTGGGCCAGAACCGTTGTGAAGAGAATATCTTCGCCAATCAGGCGGCATAGCATTTTTCCAGTGTCGGCAATGACGGTATTCAGATCCAGAATTTTGGGTTGGAGCATCGTCTGTCGGCTGAAGCCAAGCAATTGCCGGGTGAGGGCCGTCGCCCGGTCACTTGCCTCTTTGATGGCCGTGACTGATTTGCGAACGGTGTCACCGGCCTCGGGCAGTTTAAGCAAGAGTGTGCTGTAGCCCGAGATGACCGTGAGCAGGTTGTTGAAATCGTGGGCAATTCCACCCGCCACCCGGCCAATTGCCTCCATCTTTTGAGATTGGCGGAGCTGCTCCTCAAGCTGTTTGCGCTCGGTGATGTCGCGTGAGACACCGATGACTCCAATGACATTTCCGCTCTCGTCACGATACGGCGCTTTGATGGCCTGGAATGTGCGCGGGCCGCCGGGTGTGATGAGAAACTCTTCAAAGGTGTGAACCTGGTTGGATTCCATGACCAGACAGTCGCTCACCCTCACGGTATGGGCGCCTTCCGGGC
It contains:
- a CDS encoding ChpI protein, whose amino-acid sequence is MKTAISIPDTLFKQAEVYAEQHNLSRSELYAQALKQFLDEQRQAEITKHLDAIYSTQPSAIDPAWLQAQSEILPKEEW
- a CDS encoding response regulator — protein: MRHVLIIDDNLENLYLLRMLLQGHGYSVDEARHGADALVKARQNPPDLVISDLLMPVMDGYTLLRQWKADDQLKQVPFVVYTATYTEPRDERLARNLGADAFITKPAEPEPFIEVIQEVLAKATRQELAPSEHHPAEETILLEEYNEVLIRKLEKRAHQLELVNRELLEEIAERKRTEIALRDSEERYRNLFQAITDPLFVYDRETLVYLAVNNAAVTRYGYSRDEFLSMTIKDICPPEDVPAMLDLLTQSGTLTEERRVWRHQKKNGEIIEVEISTHGLEFAGRPASLVEVRDITEQRRAEAEVTRTNHLLRAVAEGTLDAVFVKDREGKYLLLNEATARFVGKPVEEVLGTDDLAIFGPEGAHTVRVSDCLVMESNQVHTFEEFLITPGGPRTFQAIKAPYRDESGNVIGVIGVSRDITERKQLEEQLRQSQKMEAIGRVAGGIAHDFNNLLTVISGYSTLLLKLPEAGDTVRKSVTAIKEASDRATALTRQLLGFSRQTMLQPKILDLNTVIADTGKMLCRLIGEDILFTTVLAQNLNLVKVDPSQLDQILMNLVVNARDAMPRGGKLTIETANVMLSNEYAATRIDCKAGPHVLLAITDSGCGMTPEVTARIFEPFFTTKEVGKGTGLGLAMVFGIVQQSGGCIHVYSEPGHGTTFKIYFPAIVEQVTEQTESAPNPEGLGTETILIVEDEQRVRELALISLAMYGYQVLTATDGKDALQIVETHQGPIDLVLTDVVMPNMSGPELVEHLQARSPHMKVLYMSGYTEDAVIRHGLLRANVSFIQKPYSPQGLAQKVRQVLDENTKESG